A region of Dermochelys coriacea isolate rDerCor1 chromosome 1, rDerCor1.pri.v4, whole genome shotgun sequence DNA encodes the following proteins:
- the LOC119849957 gene encoding homeobox protein NANOG-like isoform X3, whose amino-acid sequence MSAHLAMPPYQPYPAGVGTGIRYGDYYWNCPGEMDNVPHKEAADADVPVAEPEEKTLRNPELSPASSSSGTRLRYTPDSATSPNTEPPSPHPAIRLGGVEGGGGVKKAKSRTAFSQEQLQTLHQRFQSQKYLSPQQIRELGSALGLTYKQVKTWFQNQRMKFKRCQKETQWMEKGTCLSQAGYLDLNPSYHQGCPVSASRNIQTVTNVHQNYGSSQTYGSGQSLYPFVAIEEEGFFGKAGGACSTQQAMGFFSQQKMNFYHGFPANMDYASMETEDGYHFQNASVNATSFPGTAGCQQYQPAWHPQGTQSNYNS is encoded by the exons ATGAGTGCCCACCTGGCAATGCCCCCCTACCAGCCTTACCCAGCCGGGGTAGGAACTGGAATAAGGTATGGAGACTACTATTGGAACTGCCCAGGGGAGATGGACAATGTCCCCCACAAAGAGGCAGCAGATGCTGATGTCCCGGTCGCAGAGCCAGAGGAGAAGACCCTCCGTAACCCAG aGCTCTCCCCAGCGTCCTCCAGCTCGGGAACACGCCTGCGGTACACCCCGGACTCAGCCACCAGCCCCAACACGgagcccccatccccacaccctgCGATCCgcctgggtggggtggaaggcgggggaggggtgaagaAGGCCAAGAGCCGCACGGCCttctcccaggagcagctgcaaaCCCTGCACCAGCGATTCCAGAGCCAGAAATACCTCAGCCCCCAGCAGATCCGGGAGctgggctcagccctggggctcacaTACAAGCAG GTAAAAACATGGTTTCAAAACCAACGAATGAAGTTTAAACGATGCCAGAAGGAAACTCAGTGGATGGAAAAAGGGACATGCCTATCCCAA GCAGGTTACCTGGATTTGAACCCCAGTTATCACCAGGGTTGTCCAGTTAGTGCCAGCAGGAACATCCAGACTGTGACCAATGTGCATCAGAACTATGGTAGCAGCCAGACCTATGGGAGTggccagagcctgtaccccttcGTGGCTATCGAGGAGGAGGGGTTCTTTGGGAAAGCTGGGGGAGCCTGCAGCACCCAGCAGGCAATGGGCTTCTTCAGCCAGCAAAAGATGAACTTTTATCATGGCTTCCCTGCGAACATGGATTATGCCAGCATGGAGACAGAAGATGGCTACCACTTCCAGAATGCCTCTGTCAATGCAACGTCCTTCCCGGGCACAGCTGGGTGCCAGCAGTACCAGCCAGCATGGCACCCTCAAGGGACGCAAAGCAATTATAACTCTTAG
- the LOC119849957 gene encoding homeobox protein NANOG-like isoform X1: MLEPAAPGPPARRQQSGRQGSRPRRCVRGPPRSRPNAAGPCLPSGEPRRRAPAARYPFGVHSSSGLPSLSPSLELSPASSSSGTRLRYTPDSATSPNTEPPSPHPAIRLGGVEGGGGVKKAKSRTAFSQEQLQTLHQRFQSQKYLSPQQIRELGSALGLTYKQVKTWFQNQRMKFKRCQKETQWMEKGTCLSQAGYLDLNPSYHQGCPVSASRNIQTVTNVHQNYGSSQTYGSGQSLYPFVAIEEEGFFGKAGGACSTQQAMGFFSQQKMNFYHGFPANMDYASMETEDGYHFQNASVNATSFPGTAGCQQYQPAWHPQGTQSNYNS; this comes from the exons ATGCTAGAGCCCGCGGCGCCGGGCCCCCCCGCCAGGCGTCAGCAGAGCGGCCGTCAGGGTTCCCGGCCCCGCCGCTGTGTGCGCGGCCCCCCGCGGAGTCGGCCAAACGCCGCGGGCCCCTGTCTCCCGAGCGGCGAGCCCAGGCGCCGTGCGCCGGCGGCTCGTTACCCCTTCGGGGTTCACTCCTCCTCCGgcctcccttccctctctccctccctagaGCTCTCCCCAGCGTCCTCCAGCTCGGGAACACGCCTGCGGTACACCCCGGACTCAGCCACCAGCCCCAACACGgagcccccatccccacaccctgCGATCCgcctgggtggggtggaaggcgggggaggggtgaagaAGGCCAAGAGCCGCACGGCCttctcccaggagcagctgcaaaCCCTGCACCAGCGATTCCAGAGCCAGAAATACCTCAGCCCCCAGCAGATCCGGGAGctgggctcagccctggggctcacaTACAAGCAG GTAAAAACATGGTTTCAAAACCAACGAATGAAGTTTAAACGATGCCAGAAGGAAACTCAGTGGATGGAAAAAGGGACATGCCTATCCCAA GCAGGTTACCTGGATTTGAACCCCAGTTATCACCAGGGTTGTCCAGTTAGTGCCAGCAGGAACATCCAGACTGTGACCAATGTGCATCAGAACTATGGTAGCAGCCAGACCTATGGGAGTggccagagcctgtaccccttcGTGGCTATCGAGGAGGAGGGGTTCTTTGGGAAAGCTGGGGGAGCCTGCAGCACCCAGCAGGCAATGGGCTTCTTCAGCCAGCAAAAGATGAACTTTTATCATGGCTTCCCTGCGAACATGGATTATGCCAGCATGGAGACAGAAGATGGCTACCACTTCCAGAATGCCTCTGTCAATGCAACGTCCTTCCCGGGCACAGCTGGGTGCCAGCAGTACCAGCCAGCATGGCACCCTCAAGGGACGCAAAGCAATTATAACTCTTAG
- the LOC119849957 gene encoding homeobox protein NANOG-like isoform X2: MLEPAAPGPPARRQQSGRQGSRPRRCVRGPPRSRPNAAGPCLPSGEPRRRAPAARYPFGVHSSSGLPSLSPSLELSPASSSSGTRLRYTPDSATSPNTEPPSPHPAIRLGGVEGGGGVKKAKSRTAFSQEQLQTLHQRFQSQKYLSPQQIRELGSALGLTYKQAGYLDLNPSYHQGCPVSASRNIQTVTNVHQNYGSSQTYGSGQSLYPFVAIEEEGFFGKAGGACSTQQAMGFFSQQKMNFYHGFPANMDYASMETEDGYHFQNASVNATSFPGTAGCQQYQPAWHPQGTQSNYNS, translated from the exons ATGCTAGAGCCCGCGGCGCCGGGCCCCCCCGCCAGGCGTCAGCAGAGCGGCCGTCAGGGTTCCCGGCCCCGCCGCTGTGTGCGCGGCCCCCCGCGGAGTCGGCCAAACGCCGCGGGCCCCTGTCTCCCGAGCGGCGAGCCCAGGCGCCGTGCGCCGGCGGCTCGTTACCCCTTCGGGGTTCACTCCTCCTCCGgcctcccttccctctctccctccctagaGCTCTCCCCAGCGTCCTCCAGCTCGGGAACACGCCTGCGGTACACCCCGGACTCAGCCACCAGCCCCAACACGgagcccccatccccacaccctgCGATCCgcctgggtggggtggaaggcgggggaggggtgaagaAGGCCAAGAGCCGCACGGCCttctcccaggagcagctgcaaaCCCTGCACCAGCGATTCCAGAGCCAGAAATACCTCAGCCCCCAGCAGATCCGGGAGctgggctcagccctggggctcacaTACAAGCAG GCAGGTTACCTGGATTTGAACCCCAGTTATCACCAGGGTTGTCCAGTTAGTGCCAGCAGGAACATCCAGACTGTGACCAATGTGCATCAGAACTATGGTAGCAGCCAGACCTATGGGAGTggccagagcctgtaccccttcGTGGCTATCGAGGAGGAGGGGTTCTTTGGGAAAGCTGGGGGAGCCTGCAGCACCCAGCAGGCAATGGGCTTCTTCAGCCAGCAAAAGATGAACTTTTATCATGGCTTCCCTGCGAACATGGATTATGCCAGCATGGAGACAGAAGATGGCTACCACTTCCAGAATGCCTCTGTCAATGCAACGTCCTTCCCGGGCACAGCTGGGTGCCAGCAGTACCAGCCAGCATGGCACCCTCAAGGGACGCAAAGCAATTATAACTCTTAG
- the LOC119855020 gene encoding homeobox protein NANOG-like, whose product MPQKNGKEREGGMKKAKIRTAFSKEQLQTLHQRFQSQKYLSPQQIRELAAVLGLTYKQVKTWFQNRRMKLKRCQKHNLWSERAQCLTQTRFQPSGYLEVHPKFHQSYPISAAGNIQAVGNPRQNYSAGQNPYAFIANEEGGVFGKGGATCSVQQTVGFIAQHKVDFYHGFPGTMEYTGAKTGDGYSFHHASATVAPFPGTAGHHLYHP is encoded by the exons ATGCCCCAGAAGAACgggaaggaaagagagggagggatgAAGAAGGCCAAGATCCGTACAGCCTTCTCCAAGGAGCAGCTGCAAACCCTGCATCAGCGATTCCAGAGCCAGAAATACCTCAGCCCCCAGCAGATCCGGGAACTGGCTGCAGTCCTGGGGCTCACTTACAAGCAG GTTAAGACCTGGTTCCAGAACCGAAGGATGAAGCTGAAGAGATGCCAGAAGCACAACTTGTGGTCGGAGCGGGCTCAGTGCCTCACGCAG accaggttccagcccagcgGGTACCTGGAAGTGCACCCCAAATTCCACCAGAGCTATCCGATCAGCGCAGCTGGAAACATCCAAGCTGTGGGCAACCCCCGTCAGAACTACTCAGCAGGGCAGAACCCATACGCATTCATAgccaatgaggaggggggggtcTTCGGCAAAGGTGGGGCCACCTGTAGCGTCCAACAGACAGTGGGATTCATTGCCCAGCACAAAGTAGACTTTTATCATGGCTTCCCTGGGACCATGGAATATACTGGCGCAAAGACAGGAGATGGCTATAGTTTCCACCATGCCTCAGCCACTGTGGCACCTTTTCCGGGCACTGCTGGCCACCATCTGTACCACCCCTAA